One part of the Neodiprion virginianus isolate iyNeoVirg1 chromosome 3, iyNeoVirg1.1, whole genome shotgun sequence genome encodes these proteins:
- the LOC124301050 gene encoding protein Red, producing MPDTMEEDMGLSVRLTNDDFRRLLMTPRASVPSSTPASVPGTMRDTAAKTAQTPVIAGGSRAELRRKKKSFYAKLKKQEEDKMAELAEKYRDRARERRDGTNADYQSEDPMNTASAYRAVAPDVKSGMDAAERRRQMIQQSKFLGGDMEHTHLVKGLDYALLQKVRSEIEAKEQEQEIEMEKLVKPKKDKEKDKKEVEKKEEEMQFKTKIGRNIHKTLAIMRSKHVERNELYCPGRMAYVIELDDENADGDIPTTLIRSKADVPTIDTTPTLTTNDIVINKLAQILSYLRQGSRHNKKGKKNREGKSRVEELNEIDTAQRPQDDSIYGDIGDYVPSSSRKEAVHSKDKKKGSYFDKPVETSTDDAANAPQLPPVIAQSIENAPKKGMLLNKLAAEPEGYAECYPGLDEMQDAIDDSDDEVDYTKMDLGNKKGPIGRWDFDTPEEYSEYMNNKEALPKAAFQYGVKMADGRRTRKYNKEKNEKAELDREWQKIQNIMNKRKPTGGSEAVPEFKVPRY from the coding sequence ATGCCGGACACAATGGAGGAGGATATGGGGCTTTCGGTGAGATTGACCAATGATGATTTTAGGCGTCTCTTAATGACGCCGAGGGCTTCGGTGCCGTCGTCAACTCCGGCGTCGGTTCCTGGAACAATGCGAGACACCGCAGCTAAGACGGCACAAACTCCCGTAATAGCGGGAGGAAGTCGAGCAGAGTTGAGGCGAAAAAAGAAGAGTTTTTATGCCAAGCTTAAGAAACAGGAGGAGGATAAAATGGCAGAACTAGCTGAGAAGTACAGAGACAGAGCGAGGGAGAGACGAGATGGAACTAATGCTGATTATCAGTCCGAAGATCCGATGAATACAGCGAGTGCCTACCGAGCTGTAGCGCCAGATGTTAAATCTGGTATGGATGCAGCAGAAAGAAGGAGGCAGATGATACAACAGTCGAAGTTCTTGGGTGGAGATATGGAGCACACTCATTTGGTGAAAGGGTTGGATTACGCGTTGCTGCAGAAGGTAAGGAGTGAGATAGAGGCCAAGGAACAAGAGCAGgaaattgaaatggaaaagCTGGTGAAGCCAAAGAAAGATAAAGAGAAGGACAAGAaagaggtggaaaaaaaagaagaggaaatgCAATTCAAGACCAAGATCGGACGTAATATACACAAAACATTGGCTATTATGCGATCCAAACATGTTGAACGCAACGAATTGTATTGCCCTGGTCGAATGGCATACGTCATTGAGCTAGATGATGAAAATGCGGATGGTGATATACCAACGACGCTGATCAGGAGCAAGGCCGACGTCCCGACGATAGACACAACGCCAACTTTGACGACCAACGATATTGTCATAAATAAACTAGCCCAGATTTTGTCCTACTTGCGTCAGGGCAGTCGACATAAtaagaaaggaaagaagaacCGTGAAGGCAAATCACGTGTAGAGGAACTCAACGAAATTGATACAGCACAGAGGCCTCAAGACGACAGCATTTATGGAGATATCGGCGACTACGTTCCTTCGTCAAGCAGAAAGGAGGCTGTTCATTCAAAGGACAAGAAAAAGGGTTCATATTTTGACAAACCAGTTGAGACGTCGACAGACGATGCAGCTAACGCTCCACAGCTACCGCCAGTAATAGCACAGAGCATTGAAAATGCACCTAAGAAGGGTATGCTGTTGAATAAACTTGCTGCCGAACCTGAAGGCTATGCCGAGTGTTATCCAGGACTTGACGAGATGCAGGATGCTATTGACGATTCCGACGACGAAGTGGACTACACTAAAATGGACCTGGGAAACAAGAAAGGGCCAATTGGACGGTGGGATTTTGACACTCCCGAGGAATATAGCGAGTACATGAACAACAAGGAGGCTTTGCCCAAGGCTGCCTTCCAGTATGGAGTGAAAATGGCAGATGGAAGAAGAACTAGGAAGTATAATAAGGAAAAGAATGAGAAAGCAGAGTTGGACAGAGAATGGCAGAAAATACAGAACATCATGAATAAGAGAAAACCAACAGGAGGATCGGAAGCAGTGCCAGAGTTCAAAGTCCCAAGATATTAA
- the LOC124301046 gene encoding vanin-like protein 1 isoform X5 produces the protein MPHIHYLFVAVFILTTMRLSKLLIVAVALAISIQLTSEVLAADTTSYIGAVVEYYPVTNGTNGTTIANANAQNYVTIIKRAANYSTDIVVFPESSLTMGLNSSDTDRTLYPSHSSFVPDPGTDIPCDNSSTVVMEALRLISCAAKNNSIYVVVNLSEKENCTTTGTSSRPCPSDGYFYYNTNVAFDRTGAIVSRYRKYNLFGELGFNITSTPDIATFTTDFNVTFGQIICFDILFRTPTLTLINDYNVTDIIFSVHWFSEMPYLTAIQTQTAWSYTNNVNLLASGFNMPATGSGGSGIYAGTNGRLVALFSESAKNALLVARVPKVIDGARNNVTSTTYPLIYEFSNTEITTLVGITTVPQQALLQDILTAYTTSVLSLSNGTTASWLEICDRQLCCSFYVNGTFDAESVNSSANYYRYRIAVFNGVRTHSGVATTGVQICSIISCKNDTASSCGLRFAATDTVLQPTVFNEIVVSGNFSTTSDAMQMPDSLTTDMLPLNISDFTYRKTTVSGSTLANVTHVLTTKTSSLLTFAIYGRNFSADGLAFTESVVSSAIPFSRFSVVLTTVFAVLITLHILTKY, from the exons atgccccatatacacTATTTATTTGTGG cTGTCTTCATATTGACAACCATGCGTCTCTCGAAACTATTAATCGTTGCTGTCGCGTTGGCGATTTCTATTCAACTGACCTCCGAG GTTTTGGCCGCAGACACAACTTCTTACATAGGTGCAGTTGTCGAATACTACCCGGTTACAAATGGAACAAACGGGACGACAATCGCTAACGCTAATGCTCAAAATTATGTTACAATTATTAAGAGAGCTGCAAATTAC AGCACGGACATCGTCGTATTTCCAGAAAGCTCTTTGACAATGGGACTCAATTCCTCCGACACGGACAGAACTTTGTATCCTTCACACAGCTCTTTTGTACCAGACCCAGGAACAGACATACCCTGTGATAATTCGTCGACTGTCGTAATGGAG GCTTTACGTTTGATCTCATGCGCTGCCAAGAATAACTCAATTTACGTCGTGGTGAACTTGAGCGAGAAAGAGAACTGCACCACGACAGGAACGTCGTCTCGTCCCTGTCCCAGCGACGGTTACTTCTACTACAACACAAACGTAGCGTTTGACCGAACAGGAGCAATCGTATCAAGATACAGAAAGTACAACCTCTTCGGCGAGCTGGGATTCAACATAACTTCGACCCCAGACATCGCGACATTTACCACGGATTTCAACGTTACATTTGGACAAATAATCTGTTTCGACATCCTCTTCAGAACGCCAACTCTGACTCTGATCAACGACTATAACGTCACCGACATCATTTTCTCGGTACACTGGTTCTCCGAGATGCCGTATCTGACCGCCATTCAGACCCAAACGGCCTGGTCCTACACGAACAACGTCAACCTTCTGGCATCAGGGTTCAACATGCCAGCTACCGGCAGTGGAGGCAGCGGAATATACGCTGGAACCAACGGAAGATTGGTCGCCCTTTTCTCGGAGAGTGCAAAGAACGCTCTTTTGGTGGCAAGAGTACCAAAGGTGATCGACGGGGCCCGAAACAACGTCACCTCCACGACCTATCCGCTGATCTACGAGTTCAGTAACACGGAAATCACGACTCTGGTCGGTATAACGACGGTCCCTCAGCAAGCACTGCTCCAGGATATTCTGACGGCTTACACGACGAGCGTTTTGTCCTTGAGCAACGGCACGACCGCCAGTTGGCTCGAAATATGCGATCGGCAGCTTTGCTGTTCCTTTTACGTCAACGGGACGTTCGATGCGGAGAGCGTCAATTCGAGTGCAAATTATTACAGATACCGCATCGCAGTATTCAACGGTGTGAGAACACATTCGGGCGTGGCTACCACCGGTGTGCAAATCTGCAGTATTATTTCTTGTAAAAATGATACGGCGAGCAGCTGCGGGCTGAGATTTGCCGCTACGGACACCGTCTTGCAGCCGACTGTCTTCAACGAAATCGTCGTATCCGGTAATTTTTCTACCACCTCAGACGCGATGCAGATGCCAGACTCATTGACCACGGATATGCTTCCATTAAACATCAGCGATTTCACCTACAGGAAAACTACCGTATCTGGTTCCACTTTAGCGAATGTCACCCACGTTTTGACCACTAAAACAAGCAGTTTGTTAACTTTTGCTATTTATGGTAGAAATTTCTCGGCCGATGGCCTGGCATTCACCGAAAGCGTTGTATCATCCGCGATTCCATTCTCACGCTTTTCAGTGGTCCTGACTACGGTTTTTGCAGTCTTAATTACCTTGCACATTTTGACTAAGTATTGA
- the LOC124301046 gene encoding uncharacterized protein LOC124301046 isoform X4 — translation MCGLKIIVFTLCIWHVSAVLMKDQCQREYEFPAEWKSTENDTIGPGKMKVVYDRNANEIRATFVNGPKDVWITALIKPTDNAYCPKTLEDAENLFLYNQNYEQRSNTAYKASKNAEKLMTIPKPITGCYYFNVTDENGTNWLYGGQFYNTSNPHIDPNPKCKLEYYPPGDTTKESVNIRVTVPTLCRTLVLCVMSHNGSRTGEECYWPKMEEQFERDTEHCKNPIPHDKTKKSLEHSEWIVDVTWEQERECNSNRSYYVSIYTVMGQCTFQNETVHYYLWQPFISDAVFRFTPSPANNYQPKDDSPYSLELVATILSYVAVGAISAGILLYWIRQYNYLIAVDKLNKERHNGKSQRAPEQSDDGASKGILLVYTKGSLSFMDKMENFRNYLRLACGCRVYDLQSQEDEDDVATYGATEWIGKLLLNGSKVIFVDTPEFRSMVNGIESDTAEEREPAVDSRDLALRYAVESAKNVQDPSTQYCQHFVVRWDEIKTTDDWNDPLSLIAPHIRFNLPENFDTLCEYICLHIDNHASLETINRCCRVGDFYSTDLRGFGRRHNFLHRCSCRILPGYKWNKRDDNR, via the exons ATGTGCGGCctcaaaattattgtattcaCCCTTTGCATTTGGCACGTTTCTGCCGTGCTAATGAAAGATCAATGTCAGCGGGAATAC GAGTTCCCTGCAGAGTGGAAATCGACAGAAAATGACACTATAGGACCTGGCAAGATGAAAGTAGTTTATGACAGAAACGCAAACG AGATTCGTGCGACGTTCGTCAATGGACCGAAAGATGTTTGGATAACAGCACTTATCAAACCGACTGACAACGCATACTGTCCTAAGACCCTCGAAGATGCTGAGAATCTTTTTCTATATAATCAAAATTATGAACAACGATCCAATACTGCATACAAAGCGTCAAAG AATGCCGAAAAGCTAATGACCATCCCAAAACCAATTACtggttgttattatttcaatgtAACGGATGAAAACGGCACCAATTGGTTATACGGCGGTCAATTTTACAATACGTCCAATCCTCACATCGATCCTAACCCGAAATGCAAACTAGAGTACTATCCCCCTGGTGACACGAC GAAAGAAAGTGTAAACATTCGTGTGACAGTACCGACATTGTGCCGCACGCTAGTATTATGCGTGATGAGCCATAACGGAAGCAGAACCGGAGAGGAATGCTACTGGCCTAAAATGGAGGAACAGTTTGAAAGG GACACCGAGCACTGTAAAAATCCAATCCCGCACGAT aaaacaaaaaaaagtctaGAGCATTCAGAATGGATAGTGGATGTTACATGGGAACAAGAACGCGAATGCAATTCTAATCGTAGTTATTACGTGTCCATTTACACGGTCATGGGTCAATGCACATTTCAAAATGAAACAGTGCACTATTATCTTTGGCAACCTTTTATCTCTGACGCAGTGTTCCGCTTCA CTCCTTCACCTGCCAACAATTACCAGCCCAAAGACGATAGCCCCTATTCCCTCGAACTTGTTGCGACTATTCTTTCCTACGTCGCAGTAGGTGCCATTTCAGCAGGAATACTACTTTATTGGATCAGGCAGTACAACTATTTGATAGCTGTAGATAAGCTCAATAAAGAAAGACACAACGGAAAGTCGCAAAGAGCCCCGGAACAGAGTGATGACGGAGCATCGAAGGGAATTTTGTTGGTTTATACCAAGGGTTCGCTGTCGTTCATggataaaatggaaaattttcgaaattatttgaGGCTTGCTTGTGGCTGCAGG GTTTACGACTTGCAGTCGCAGGAAGACGAGGACGACGTTGCAACATACGGAGCTACAGAATGGATTGGCAAGTTGTTACTGAATGGCAGCAAAGTAATTTTCGTTGACACCCCGGAGTTCCGTTCTATGGTCAATGGAATCGAATCTGACACAGCGGAAGAACGTGAACCGGCTGTTGACTCGCGTGATCTTGCGTTGCGATACGCTGTTGAATCAGCTAAGAACGTCCAAGATCCCTCGACTCAATATTGCCAGCACTTTGTTGTTCG ATGGGACGAAATAAAAACTACCGACGACTGGAATGACCCATTATCGTTGATCGCACCTCACATTCGTTTCAATCTTCCGGAGAATTTCGATACTTTGTGCGAGTACAT cTGTCTTCATATTGACAACCATGCGTCTCTCGAAACTATTAATCGTTGCTGTCGCGTTGGCGATTTCTATTCAACTGACCTCCGAG GTTTTGGCCGCAGACACAACTTCTTACATAGGTGCAGTTGTCGAATACTACCCGGTTACAAATGGAACAAACGGGACGACAATCGCTAA
- the LOC124301046 gene encoding vanin-like protein 1 isoform X8: MRLSKLLIVAVALAISIQLTSEVLAADTTSYIGAVVEYYPVTNGTNGTTIANANAQNYVTIIKRAANYSTDIVVFPESSLTMGLNSSDTDRTLYPSHSSFVPDPGTDIPCDNSSTVVMEALRLISCAAKNNSIYVVVNLSEKENCTTTGTSSRPCPSDGYFYYNTNVAFDRTGAIVSRYRKYNLFGELGFNITSTPDIATFTTDFNVTFGQIICFDILFRTPTLTLINDYNVTDIIFSVHWFSEMPYLTAIQTQTAWSYTNNVNLLASGFNMPATGSGGSGIYAGTNGRLVALFSESAKNALLVARVPKVIDGARNNVTSTTYPLIYEFSNTEITTLVGITTVPQQALLQDILTAYTTSVLSLSNGTTASWLEICDRQLCCSFYVNGTFDAESVNSSANYYRYRIAVFNGVRTHSGVATTGVQICSIISCKNDTASSCGLRFAATDTVLQPTVFNEIVVSGNFSTTSDAMQMPDSLTTDMLPLNISDFTYRKTTVSGSTLANVTHVLTTKTSSLLTFAIYGRNFSADGLAFTESVVSSAIPFSRFSVVLTTVFAVLITLHILTKY; this comes from the exons ATGCGTCTCTCGAAACTATTAATCGTTGCTGTCGCGTTGGCGATTTCTATTCAACTGACCTCCGAG GTTTTGGCCGCAGACACAACTTCTTACATAGGTGCAGTTGTCGAATACTACCCGGTTACAAATGGAACAAACGGGACGACAATCGCTAACGCTAATGCTCAAAATTATGTTACAATTATTAAGAGAGCTGCAAATTAC AGCACGGACATCGTCGTATTTCCAGAAAGCTCTTTGACAATGGGACTCAATTCCTCCGACACGGACAGAACTTTGTATCCTTCACACAGCTCTTTTGTACCAGACCCAGGAACAGACATACCCTGTGATAATTCGTCGACTGTCGTAATGGAG GCTTTACGTTTGATCTCATGCGCTGCCAAGAATAACTCAATTTACGTCGTGGTGAACTTGAGCGAGAAAGAGAACTGCACCACGACAGGAACGTCGTCTCGTCCCTGTCCCAGCGACGGTTACTTCTACTACAACACAAACGTAGCGTTTGACCGAACAGGAGCAATCGTATCAAGATACAGAAAGTACAACCTCTTCGGCGAGCTGGGATTCAACATAACTTCGACCCCAGACATCGCGACATTTACCACGGATTTCAACGTTACATTTGGACAAATAATCTGTTTCGACATCCTCTTCAGAACGCCAACTCTGACTCTGATCAACGACTATAACGTCACCGACATCATTTTCTCGGTACACTGGTTCTCCGAGATGCCGTATCTGACCGCCATTCAGACCCAAACGGCCTGGTCCTACACGAACAACGTCAACCTTCTGGCATCAGGGTTCAACATGCCAGCTACCGGCAGTGGAGGCAGCGGAATATACGCTGGAACCAACGGAAGATTGGTCGCCCTTTTCTCGGAGAGTGCAAAGAACGCTCTTTTGGTGGCAAGAGTACCAAAGGTGATCGACGGGGCCCGAAACAACGTCACCTCCACGACCTATCCGCTGATCTACGAGTTCAGTAACACGGAAATCACGACTCTGGTCGGTATAACGACGGTCCCTCAGCAAGCACTGCTCCAGGATATTCTGACGGCTTACACGACGAGCGTTTTGTCCTTGAGCAACGGCACGACCGCCAGTTGGCTCGAAATATGCGATCGGCAGCTTTGCTGTTCCTTTTACGTCAACGGGACGTTCGATGCGGAGAGCGTCAATTCGAGTGCAAATTATTACAGATACCGCATCGCAGTATTCAACGGTGTGAGAACACATTCGGGCGTGGCTACCACCGGTGTGCAAATCTGCAGTATTATTTCTTGTAAAAATGATACGGCGAGCAGCTGCGGGCTGAGATTTGCCGCTACGGACACCGTCTTGCAGCCGACTGTCTTCAACGAAATCGTCGTATCCGGTAATTTTTCTACCACCTCAGACGCGATGCAGATGCCAGACTCATTGACCACGGATATGCTTCCATTAAACATCAGCGATTTCACCTACAGGAAAACTACCGTATCTGGTTCCACTTTAGCGAATGTCACCCACGTTTTGACCACTAAAACAAGCAGTTTGTTAACTTTTGCTATTTATGGTAGAAATTTCTCGGCCGATGGCCTGGCATTCACCGAAAGCGTTGTATCATCCGCGATTCCATTCTCACGCTTTTCAGTGGTCCTGACTACGGTTTTTGCAGTCTTAATTACCTTGCACATTTTGACTAAGTATTGA
- the LOC124301046 gene encoding vanin-like protein 1 isoform X3 gives MKSFTYIQRLSKKPVFILTTMRLSKLLIVAVALAISIQLTSEVLAADTTSYIGAVVEYYPVTNGTNGTTIANANAQNYVTIIKRAANYSTDIVVFPESSLTMGLNSSDTDRTLYPSHSSFVPDPGTDIPCDNSSTVVMEALRLISCAAKNNSIYVVVNLSEKENCTTTGTSSRPCPSDGYFYYNTNVAFDRTGAIVSRYRKYNLFGELGFNITSTPDIATFTTDFNVTFGQIICFDILFRTPTLTLINDYNVTDIIFSVHWFSEMPYLTAIQTQTAWSYTNNVNLLASGFNMPATGSGGSGIYAGTNGRLVALFSESAKNALLVARVPKVIDGARNNVTSTTYPLIYEFSNTEITTLVGITTVPQQALLQDILTAYTTSVLSLSNGTTASWLEICDRQLCCSFYVNGTFDAESVNSSANYYRYRIAVFNGVRTHSGVATTGVQICSIISCKNDTASSCGLRFAATDTVLQPTVFNEIVVSGNFSTTSDAMQMPDSLTTDMLPLNISDFTYRKTTVSGSTLANVTHVLTTKTSSLLTFAIYGRNFSADGLAFTESVVSSAIPFSRFSVVLTTVFAVLITLHILTKY, from the exons ATGAAATCTTTTACGTACATTCAGCGGCTCAGCAAAAAAC cTGTCTTCATATTGACAACCATGCGTCTCTCGAAACTATTAATCGTTGCTGTCGCGTTGGCGATTTCTATTCAACTGACCTCCGAG GTTTTGGCCGCAGACACAACTTCTTACATAGGTGCAGTTGTCGAATACTACCCGGTTACAAATGGAACAAACGGGACGACAATCGCTAACGCTAATGCTCAAAATTATGTTACAATTATTAAGAGAGCTGCAAATTAC AGCACGGACATCGTCGTATTTCCAGAAAGCTCTTTGACAATGGGACTCAATTCCTCCGACACGGACAGAACTTTGTATCCTTCACACAGCTCTTTTGTACCAGACCCAGGAACAGACATACCCTGTGATAATTCGTCGACTGTCGTAATGGAG GCTTTACGTTTGATCTCATGCGCTGCCAAGAATAACTCAATTTACGTCGTGGTGAACTTGAGCGAGAAAGAGAACTGCACCACGACAGGAACGTCGTCTCGTCCCTGTCCCAGCGACGGTTACTTCTACTACAACACAAACGTAGCGTTTGACCGAACAGGAGCAATCGTATCAAGATACAGAAAGTACAACCTCTTCGGCGAGCTGGGATTCAACATAACTTCGACCCCAGACATCGCGACATTTACCACGGATTTCAACGTTACATTTGGACAAATAATCTGTTTCGACATCCTCTTCAGAACGCCAACTCTGACTCTGATCAACGACTATAACGTCACCGACATCATTTTCTCGGTACACTGGTTCTCCGAGATGCCGTATCTGACCGCCATTCAGACCCAAACGGCCTGGTCCTACACGAACAACGTCAACCTTCTGGCATCAGGGTTCAACATGCCAGCTACCGGCAGTGGAGGCAGCGGAATATACGCTGGAACCAACGGAAGATTGGTCGCCCTTTTCTCGGAGAGTGCAAAGAACGCTCTTTTGGTGGCAAGAGTACCAAAGGTGATCGACGGGGCCCGAAACAACGTCACCTCCACGACCTATCCGCTGATCTACGAGTTCAGTAACACGGAAATCACGACTCTGGTCGGTATAACGACGGTCCCTCAGCAAGCACTGCTCCAGGATATTCTGACGGCTTACACGACGAGCGTTTTGTCCTTGAGCAACGGCACGACCGCCAGTTGGCTCGAAATATGCGATCGGCAGCTTTGCTGTTCCTTTTACGTCAACGGGACGTTCGATGCGGAGAGCGTCAATTCGAGTGCAAATTATTACAGATACCGCATCGCAGTATTCAACGGTGTGAGAACACATTCGGGCGTGGCTACCACCGGTGTGCAAATCTGCAGTATTATTTCTTGTAAAAATGATACGGCGAGCAGCTGCGGGCTGAGATTTGCCGCTACGGACACCGTCTTGCAGCCGACTGTCTTCAACGAAATCGTCGTATCCGGTAATTTTTCTACCACCTCAGACGCGATGCAGATGCCAGACTCATTGACCACGGATATGCTTCCATTAAACATCAGCGATTTCACCTACAGGAAAACTACCGTATCTGGTTCCACTTTAGCGAATGTCACCCACGTTTTGACCACTAAAACAAGCAGTTTGTTAACTTTTGCTATTTATGGTAGAAATTTCTCGGCCGATGGCCTGGCATTCACCGAAAGCGTTGTATCATCCGCGATTCCATTCTCACGCTTTTCAGTGGTCCTGACTACGGTTTTTGCAGTCTTAATTACCTTGCACATTTTGACTAAGTATTGA
- the LOC124301046 gene encoding vanin-like protein 1 isoform X6, protein MKFAVFILTTMRLSKLLIVAVALAISIQLTSEVLAADTTSYIGAVVEYYPVTNGTNGTTIANANAQNYVTIIKRAANYSTDIVVFPESSLTMGLNSSDTDRTLYPSHSSFVPDPGTDIPCDNSSTVVMEALRLISCAAKNNSIYVVVNLSEKENCTTTGTSSRPCPSDGYFYYNTNVAFDRTGAIVSRYRKYNLFGELGFNITSTPDIATFTTDFNVTFGQIICFDILFRTPTLTLINDYNVTDIIFSVHWFSEMPYLTAIQTQTAWSYTNNVNLLASGFNMPATGSGGSGIYAGTNGRLVALFSESAKNALLVARVPKVIDGARNNVTSTTYPLIYEFSNTEITTLVGITTVPQQALLQDILTAYTTSVLSLSNGTTASWLEICDRQLCCSFYVNGTFDAESVNSSANYYRYRIAVFNGVRTHSGVATTGVQICSIISCKNDTASSCGLRFAATDTVLQPTVFNEIVVSGNFSTTSDAMQMPDSLTTDMLPLNISDFTYRKTTVSGSTLANVTHVLTTKTSSLLTFAIYGRNFSADGLAFTESVVSSAIPFSRFSVVLTTVFAVLITLHILTKY, encoded by the exons ATGAAATTCG cTGTCTTCATATTGACAACCATGCGTCTCTCGAAACTATTAATCGTTGCTGTCGCGTTGGCGATTTCTATTCAACTGACCTCCGAG GTTTTGGCCGCAGACACAACTTCTTACATAGGTGCAGTTGTCGAATACTACCCGGTTACAAATGGAACAAACGGGACGACAATCGCTAACGCTAATGCTCAAAATTATGTTACAATTATTAAGAGAGCTGCAAATTAC AGCACGGACATCGTCGTATTTCCAGAAAGCTCTTTGACAATGGGACTCAATTCCTCCGACACGGACAGAACTTTGTATCCTTCACACAGCTCTTTTGTACCAGACCCAGGAACAGACATACCCTGTGATAATTCGTCGACTGTCGTAATGGAG GCTTTACGTTTGATCTCATGCGCTGCCAAGAATAACTCAATTTACGTCGTGGTGAACTTGAGCGAGAAAGAGAACTGCACCACGACAGGAACGTCGTCTCGTCCCTGTCCCAGCGACGGTTACTTCTACTACAACACAAACGTAGCGTTTGACCGAACAGGAGCAATCGTATCAAGATACAGAAAGTACAACCTCTTCGGCGAGCTGGGATTCAACATAACTTCGACCCCAGACATCGCGACATTTACCACGGATTTCAACGTTACATTTGGACAAATAATCTGTTTCGACATCCTCTTCAGAACGCCAACTCTGACTCTGATCAACGACTATAACGTCACCGACATCATTTTCTCGGTACACTGGTTCTCCGAGATGCCGTATCTGACCGCCATTCAGACCCAAACGGCCTGGTCCTACACGAACAACGTCAACCTTCTGGCATCAGGGTTCAACATGCCAGCTACCGGCAGTGGAGGCAGCGGAATATACGCTGGAACCAACGGAAGATTGGTCGCCCTTTTCTCGGAGAGTGCAAAGAACGCTCTTTTGGTGGCAAGAGTACCAAAGGTGATCGACGGGGCCCGAAACAACGTCACCTCCACGACCTATCCGCTGATCTACGAGTTCAGTAACACGGAAATCACGACTCTGGTCGGTATAACGACGGTCCCTCAGCAAGCACTGCTCCAGGATATTCTGACGGCTTACACGACGAGCGTTTTGTCCTTGAGCAACGGCACGACCGCCAGTTGGCTCGAAATATGCGATCGGCAGCTTTGCTGTTCCTTTTACGTCAACGGGACGTTCGATGCGGAGAGCGTCAATTCGAGTGCAAATTATTACAGATACCGCATCGCAGTATTCAACGGTGTGAGAACACATTCGGGCGTGGCTACCACCGGTGTGCAAATCTGCAGTATTATTTCTTGTAAAAATGATACGGCGAGCAGCTGCGGGCTGAGATTTGCCGCTACGGACACCGTCTTGCAGCCGACTGTCTTCAACGAAATCGTCGTATCCGGTAATTTTTCTACCACCTCAGACGCGATGCAGATGCCAGACTCATTGACCACGGATATGCTTCCATTAAACATCAGCGATTTCACCTACAGGAAAACTACCGTATCTGGTTCCACTTTAGCGAATGTCACCCACGTTTTGACCACTAAAACAAGCAGTTTGTTAACTTTTGCTATTTATGGTAGAAATTTCTCGGCCGATGGCCTGGCATTCACCGAAAGCGTTGTATCATCCGCGATTCCATTCTCACGCTTTTCAGTGGTCCTGACTACGGTTTTTGCAGTCTTAATTACCTTGCACATTTTGACTAAGTATTGA